The following coding sequences are from one Streptomyces sp. NBC_01232 window:
- a CDS encoding ALF repeat-containing protein, which produces MKFSRIAAAVTTAALAPAVLIASPAFAAGPDAPAPGNQPAPTTPDQTVPDQAEEDRKTILAIIAHPMASEFMKEAGRKAIADGPQAMRKFIEVDQHKIRMDDYRIAILRLLPGAGPGLKGGINKILSNGDTIEKLRHFYDVTQHELRDDDNKVEISRLIGTGGTAVKEAGKKALQGTPADRAEFLKTGRYLAQASDDLVELARIDEGWDGPILSDAISKLMNGTPTPAELRHFLEVTQYELRDQDNRVTIARIIDGGGPELVKAGRAALAGTPADRTEFLKTGQHEARAKDQAAKDKEKPAPGRDGHDGQDGDKGKGNGSGTGGTTTDAGSGNTTVTPQGQGGAPLATTGTGDHTTLIAGGAGSTLIAGAGMLLAARMRRAGAGR; this is translated from the coding sequence GTGAAGTTTTCCCGGATCGCCGCAGCGGTCACCACCGCTGCCCTTGCTCCGGCCGTCCTCATCGCGTCACCGGCGTTCGCCGCCGGCCCCGACGCCCCGGCACCCGGCAACCAGCCGGCACCGACCACGCCGGACCAGACCGTGCCCGACCAGGCCGAAGAGGACCGCAAGACCATCCTCGCGATCATCGCCCACCCGATGGCCAGCGAGTTCATGAAGGAAGCCGGCCGCAAGGCCATCGCCGACGGCCCACAGGCCATGCGCAAGTTCATCGAAGTCGACCAGCACAAGATCCGCATGGACGACTACCGCATCGCGATCCTGCGCCTCCTCCCGGGCGCCGGACCCGGCCTGAAGGGAGGCATCAACAAGATCCTCAGCAACGGGGACACCATCGAAAAGCTGCGCCACTTCTACGACGTCACCCAGCACGAACTGCGCGACGACGACAACAAGGTCGAGATCTCCCGGCTGATCGGCACCGGCGGCACCGCAGTCAAGGAAGCCGGCAAGAAGGCCCTGCAGGGCACCCCCGCCGACCGCGCGGAGTTCCTGAAGACCGGCCGGTACCTCGCCCAGGCCTCCGACGACCTGGTCGAACTGGCCCGCATCGACGAGGGCTGGGACGGCCCGATCCTCAGCGACGCCATCAGCAAGCTGATGAACGGAACGCCCACCCCCGCCGAGCTGCGCCACTTCCTGGAAGTGACCCAGTACGAGCTGCGCGACCAGGACAACCGCGTCACCATCGCCAGGATCATCGACGGTGGCGGTCCGGAACTCGTCAAGGCCGGCCGCGCCGCGCTCGCCGGCACCCCCGCCGACCGGACCGAGTTCCTCAAGACGGGCCAGCACGAGGCCCGCGCCAAGGACCAGGCGGCCAAGGACAAGGAGAAGCCCGCCCCCGGCCGGGACGGCCACGACGGCCAGGACGGCGACAAGGGCAAGGGCAACGGCTCCGGCACCGGCGGCACGACCACCGACGCCGGCTCCGGCAACACCACCGTCACCCCCCAGGGCCAGGGCGGTGCCCCCCTCGCCACCACCGGCACGGGCGACCACACCACCCTGATCGCAGGCGGCGCGGGCTCCACGCTCATCGCCGGCGCCGGAATGCTCCTTGCGGCCCGCATGCGCCGCGCCGGCGCCGGACGCTGA
- the pyk gene encoding pyruvate kinase, giving the protein MRRAKIVCTLGPATDSYDQIKALVEAGMDIARLNLSHGTYAEHEERYQRVRKASDETGRSVGVLADLQGPKIRLGRFHEGPVLLERGDEFTITVEDHEGDRHTCGTTYKGLAADVTTGERILVDDGRVTLEVTAVDGPRVHTRVIEGGMVSDHKGLNLPGVAVSVPALSEKDIEDLRWALRTGADVIALSFVRSGNDIQDVHRIMDEEGRRLPVIAKIEKPQAVENIDDIVAAFDGIMVARGDLGVEMPLEQVPIVQKRAVKLAKRNAKPVIVATQMLDSMIDNSRPTRAEASDVANAIIDGTDAVMLSGETSVGKYPVETVRTMSRIVEAAEEDILAKGLPPLTDRNKPRTQGGAVARAAAEMGDFLDAKFLVAFTQSGDTVRRLSRYRSPIPLLAFTPDQATRSQLNLTWGVETFLGPHVDSTDAMVAQVEEELLRIGRCVPGDTVVITAGSPPGVTGSTNLVRIHHIGDPVR; this is encoded by the coding sequence ATGCGCCGAGCGAAAATCGTATGTACCCTGGGCCCCGCAACCGACTCATACGACCAGATCAAAGCCCTGGTCGAAGCCGGAATGGACATCGCCCGCCTCAACCTCAGCCACGGCACCTACGCCGAACACGAGGAGCGCTACCAGCGCGTACGCAAGGCCTCCGACGAGACCGGCCGCAGCGTCGGCGTCCTCGCCGACCTTCAAGGCCCGAAGATCCGCCTCGGCCGCTTCCACGAAGGACCCGTACTCCTTGAACGCGGTGACGAATTCACCATCACCGTCGAAGACCACGAAGGCGACCGCCACACCTGCGGCACCACCTACAAGGGACTCGCCGCCGACGTCACCACCGGCGAACGCATCCTCGTCGACGACGGCCGCGTCACCCTCGAAGTCACCGCAGTCGACGGCCCCCGCGTCCACACCCGCGTCATCGAAGGCGGCATGGTCTCCGACCACAAAGGCCTCAACCTCCCCGGAGTAGCCGTCTCCGTCCCCGCACTCTCCGAAAAAGACATCGAAGACCTCCGCTGGGCCCTGCGCACCGGCGCCGACGTCATCGCCCTCTCCTTCGTCCGCAGCGGCAACGACATCCAGGACGTCCACCGCATCATGGACGAAGAAGGCCGACGCCTCCCCGTCATCGCCAAGATCGAAAAGCCGCAAGCCGTCGAAAACATCGACGACATCGTCGCCGCCTTCGACGGCATCATGGTCGCCCGCGGCGACCTCGGCGTCGAAATGCCCCTGGAACAAGTCCCCATCGTCCAAAAGCGCGCCGTCAAACTCGCCAAGCGCAACGCCAAACCCGTCATCGTCGCCACCCAGATGCTCGACTCGATGATCGACAACTCCCGCCCCACCCGCGCCGAAGCCAGCGACGTCGCCAACGCCATCATCGACGGCACCGACGCCGTCATGCTCTCCGGCGAAACCAGCGTCGGCAAATACCCCGTCGAAACCGTCCGCACCATGTCCCGCATCGTCGAAGCCGCCGAAGAAGACATCCTCGCCAAGGGCCTCCCACCCCTCACCGACCGCAACAAGCCCCGCACCCAAGGCGGAGCCGTCGCTCGAGCCGCCGCCGAAATGGGCGACTTCCTCGACGCCAAATTCCTCGTAGCCTTCACCCAGAGCGGCGACACCGTCCGCCGACTCTCCCGCTACCGCTCACCCATCCCCCTCCTGGCCTTCACCCCCGACCAGGCCACCCGCTCCCAACTCAACCTCACCTGGGGCGTAGAAACCTTCCTCGGCCCCCACGTCGACTCCACCGACGCCATGGTCGCCCAAGTCGAAGAAGAACTCCTGCGCATCGGCCGCTGCGTACCCGGCGACACCGTCGTCATCACCGCCGGCTCACCCCCCGGCGTCACCGGCTCCACCAACCTCGTCCGCATCCACCACATCGGCGACCCGGTCCGCTAG
- a CDS encoding bifunctional metallophosphatase/5'-nucleotidase, translating into MAFDRRTFLGTTAATGAAVALAGATSTPAAAAPQDAQGSGPRTYSFTVMGTTDLHGNVFNWDYFTDAEFDDKAHNDVGLAKISTLVDQVRAEKGRRNTLLIDAGDTIQGTQLSYYYAKVDPITARRGPVHPMAQAMNAIGYDAAALGNHEFNYGIPVLRKFEEQCDFPLLGANALDAKTLRPAFAPYSMHKLRTPCGRDVKVAVLGLTNPGIALWDKANVQGKMTFPGLEEQAAKYVPKLRSMGADVVIVSAHSGSSGTSSYGDQLPYVENAAALVAEQVPGIDAILVGHAHTEIPEYRVKNRATGKDVVLSEPLKWGQRLTLFDFELTWAKGRWSVAKVAAKVLNSNAVAEDKKITRLLSDEHRKVVAYVNQVIGTSTQAMSSAEGPVKDVAIIDLINHVQAETVKGALAGSEWAALPVLSQASCFSRTAAIPAGQVTIRDAAGLYPFENTMEARLLTGAQLKDYLEYSARYFVRTAPGDAVDPAKLTNSEGVPDYNYDAVYGLAYDIDIAQPVGSRITGLSFQGKPVDPAAQFVFAVNNYRASGGGNFPHVPQAKQLWANSDEIRNTIIQWVKAKGTIDPAQFASVDWRLTRAGVSVF; encoded by the coding sequence ATGGCGTTCGACCGTAGGACTTTTCTGGGAACCACGGCTGCGACGGGTGCGGCTGTGGCGTTGGCGGGGGCCACGAGCACCCCGGCCGCCGCGGCCCCGCAGGATGCGCAGGGGTCCGGGCCCCGGACGTACTCGTTCACGGTGATGGGTACGACCGATCTGCACGGGAATGTCTTCAACTGGGACTACTTCACGGATGCGGAGTTCGACGACAAGGCGCACAACGACGTCGGTCTGGCGAAGATCTCCACGCTGGTGGATCAGGTGCGGGCGGAGAAGGGGCGCCGCAACACGCTGCTGATCGACGCGGGTGACACGATCCAGGGCACGCAATTGTCGTACTACTACGCGAAGGTGGATCCGATCACCGCGCGGCGCGGTCCGGTGCACCCGATGGCGCAGGCGATGAACGCGATCGGTTATGACGCGGCGGCGCTGGGGAACCACGAGTTCAACTACGGGATACCGGTGCTGCGGAAGTTCGAGGAGCAGTGCGATTTCCCGCTGCTGGGGGCGAACGCGCTGGATGCGAAGACGCTGCGGCCGGCGTTCGCGCCGTACAGCATGCACAAGCTGCGCACGCCCTGCGGGCGGGACGTGAAGGTGGCGGTGCTGGGGCTGACGAACCCGGGTATCGCGCTCTGGGACAAGGCGAACGTGCAGGGGAAGATGACGTTCCCGGGGCTGGAGGAGCAGGCGGCGAAGTACGTGCCGAAGCTGCGGTCGATGGGCGCCGATGTGGTGATCGTGTCGGCGCATTCCGGTTCGAGCGGTACGTCCTCGTACGGGGACCAGTTGCCGTACGTCGAGAACGCGGCGGCGCTGGTGGCGGAGCAGGTGCCGGGGATCGACGCGATCCTGGTGGGGCACGCGCACACGGAGATCCCGGAGTACCGGGTGAAGAACAGGGCGACCGGCAAGGACGTGGTGCTGTCGGAGCCGCTGAAGTGGGGGCAGCGGCTGACGCTGTTCGACTTCGAGCTGACGTGGGCGAAGGGCCGCTGGTCGGTGGCGAAGGTCGCGGCGAAGGTGCTGAACTCGAACGCGGTCGCGGAGGACAAGAAGATCACGCGGCTGCTGTCGGACGAGCACCGCAAGGTGGTGGCGTACGTGAACCAGGTGATCGGGACGTCGACGCAGGCGATGTCGTCGGCGGAGGGGCCGGTCAAGGATGTCGCGATCATCGATCTGATCAACCACGTGCAGGCGGAGACGGTGAAGGGGGCGCTGGCCGGTTCGGAGTGGGCGGCGCTGCCGGTGCTGTCGCAGGCGTCGTGCTTCTCGCGGACGGCGGCGATTCCGGCGGGTCAGGTGACGATCCGGGACGCGGCGGGTCTGTATCCGTTCGAGAACACGATGGAGGCGCGGCTGCTGACGGGCGCGCAGTTGAAGGACTATCTGGAGTATTCGGCGCGGTACTTCGTGCGGACGGCGCCGGGTGATGCGGTGGATCCGGCGAAGCTGACGAACTCCGAGGGTGTGCCGGACTACAACTACGACGCGGTGTACGGGCTGGCGTACGACATCGACATCGCGCAGCCGGTGGGTTCGCGGATCACGGGGCTGTCGTTCCAGGGGAAGCCGGTGGATCCGGCGGCGCAGTTCGTGTTCGCGGTGAACAACTACCGGGCGTCCGGTGGCGGGAACTTCCCGCACGTGCCGCAGGCGAAGCAGCTGTGGGCGAACTCGGACGAGATCCGCAACACGATCATCCAGTGGGTGAAGGCGAAGGGGACGATCGACCCGGCGCAGTTCGCGTCGGTGGACTGGCGGCTGACGCGGGCCGGGGTTTCGGTGTTCTAG
- a CDS encoding SIMPL domain-containing protein produces the protein MTQDAAHTPHASHQPYGTPEVPRVAVRGEARIEVDPEIARIGITVSARGTDRRTALEDLTRRNNTVLDLIKSYGDPVEKLETGAFSITPELTRHGRAERIRAYHGRVHITAELNDFTTLGELTTRLADLELTQVDGPWWALRPTSPAHGQARRQAVLEAVQRAREYAEALGAGLAALVELADLGAENAAPFAASPGAGMRTMAFSAAEDAGPPPLDLEPQRQTVYAQVNARFTMTPPQL, from the coding sequence ATGACCCAGGACGCAGCGCACACCCCGCACGCATCCCACCAGCCCTACGGAACCCCCGAAGTACCCCGCGTAGCGGTCCGCGGCGAAGCCCGCATCGAAGTCGACCCCGAAATCGCCCGCATCGGCATCACCGTCAGCGCCCGCGGCACCGACCGCCGCACCGCACTCGAAGACCTCACCCGCCGCAACAACACCGTCCTCGACCTCATCAAGAGCTACGGCGACCCCGTCGAAAAACTCGAAACCGGCGCCTTCTCCATCACCCCCGAACTCACCCGCCACGGCCGCGCCGAACGCATCCGCGCCTACCACGGCCGCGTCCACATCACCGCCGAACTGAACGACTTCACCACCCTCGGCGAACTCACCACCCGCCTCGCCGACCTCGAACTCACCCAGGTCGACGGCCCCTGGTGGGCCCTGCGCCCCACCTCGCCCGCCCACGGACAGGCACGCCGGCAGGCCGTACTCGAAGCCGTCCAGCGCGCCCGCGAATACGCCGAAGCACTCGGCGCCGGCCTCGCCGCTCTCGTCGAACTCGCCGACCTCGGCGCCGAGAACGCCGCCCCCTTCGCCGCCTCCCCCGGCGCAGGCATGCGCACCATGGCCTTCAGTGCCGCCGAGGACGCAGGCCCCCCGCCCCTCGACCTCGAACCCCAGCGCCAGACGGTCTACGCACAGGTGAACGCCCGCTTCACCATGACCCCTCCGCAACTCTGA
- a CDS encoding MarR family transcriptional regulator — protein MTTKEYSQEQLAAQPIGYWTREAAHLVIGGLRTALAEEHLTQPHWWTLNHIARAQGQWTRKALTEKLAPFDDQDTDFETVYDDLTARGWLTETDDHLTLTDTGEAGRIRAHDRNAAVHTRMRQGIDDATYAATIDTLRRLVANLGGNGDLP, from the coding sequence ATGACGACCAAGGAGTACTCCCAGGAACAGCTCGCCGCCCAGCCGATCGGCTACTGGACCCGCGAAGCAGCCCACCTGGTCATCGGCGGCCTCCGCACCGCCCTCGCCGAAGAACACCTCACCCAGCCCCACTGGTGGACCCTGAACCACATAGCCCGGGCCCAGGGCCAATGGACCCGCAAGGCCCTCACCGAAAAGCTGGCACCCTTCGACGACCAGGACACCGACTTCGAGACCGTCTACGACGACCTCACCGCCCGCGGCTGGCTCACCGAGACCGACGACCACCTGACCCTCACCGACACCGGCGAAGCCGGCCGCATCCGAGCCCACGACCGCAACGCCGCAGTCCACACCCGTATGCGCCAGGGCATAGACGACGCCACCTACGCGGCCACGATCGACACCCTCCGCCGCCTCG
- the cpt gene encoding chloramphenicol phosphotransferase CPT translates to MIILNGGSSSGKSGIVRCLQSVLPDPWLAFGCDGFVDALPAGMLASDEGIVFGADGGVSVGVEFRVLEAAWMEGVVAMARAGARVIIDDVFLGGAASQERWRRALGGLGVLWVGVRCEGAVAAGREVARGDRTVGMAVAQAGVVHEGVRYDVEVDTTRAESMVCARVIAAHVG, encoded by the coding sequence ATGATCATTCTCAATGGCGGTTCCAGCTCGGGTAAGTCGGGGATCGTGCGGTGTCTGCAGTCTGTGCTGCCGGATCCGTGGCTGGCGTTCGGGTGTGACGGGTTCGTGGATGCGTTGCCTGCGGGGATGCTGGCGTCGGACGAGGGGATCGTGTTCGGCGCGGATGGCGGGGTGAGCGTCGGGGTGGAGTTCCGGGTGCTGGAGGCGGCGTGGATGGAGGGGGTGGTGGCGATGGCCCGTGCGGGGGCGAGGGTCATCATCGATGACGTGTTTCTGGGTGGGGCGGCGTCGCAGGAGCGGTGGCGGCGGGCTCTGGGCGGGCTGGGTGTGCTGTGGGTGGGCGTCCGGTGCGAGGGTGCGGTGGCTGCGGGGCGTGAGGTGGCGCGGGGGGACCGGACGGTGGGGATGGCCGTGGCGCAGGCGGGTGTGGTGCATGAGGGGGTGCGCTACGACGTGGAGGTGGATACGACGCGTGCGGAGTCGATGGTGTGTGCGCGGGTCATCGCGGCGCACGTCGGCTGA
- a CDS encoding EF-hand domain-containing protein: MSEKARKLFVALDLNDDGELTRAEVISALRSKAPTLAARGDLPFWGVGDADASSALFDEADANGDAVLSFEEFAVVVDRRFGW, encoded by the coding sequence ATGAGTGAGAAGGCCCGGAAGTTGTTCGTCGCGCTCGATCTGAACGATGACGGTGAGCTGACGCGGGCGGAGGTGATTTCGGCTCTGCGGTCGAAGGCGCCGACGTTGGCGGCGCGGGGGGATCTGCCGTTCTGGGGTGTGGGGGATGCGGATGCGTCGTCGGCGCTGTTCGATGAGGCGGATGCGAACGGGGATGCGGTGTTGAGTTTCGAGGAGTTCGCCGTGGTGGTGGATCGGCGGTTCGGCTGGTAG
- a CDS encoding pyridoxal phosphate-dependent decarboxylase family protein, whose translation MTAPPGKRATPPLAGGANGPTALRPLLDTVLDALTTGAEARRGPLPAGGPDAVTARVHAALGDAGVLPAHGTGDHEALRTLVHTLAAGAADPADPLCAAHLHCPPLAVAAAADLAASVLNPSLDSWDQAPAASAVEALLTRTLAAEFYDTPHPDALVTTGGTEANQLALLLARERHGPALTVLHGANAHHSVPRAAWLLGLPPATELPTPTGVLDPARLAEALATTPGPTLVTATAGTTDAGLIDPIHRIADLCDRYGADLHIDAAYGGLLALSPRHRDKLAGLGRAHSLTVDLHKLGWQPVAAGLLVVPDTGLLAPLAHQADYLNATDDTEAGLPDLLGRSLRTTRRPDALKIATTLRALGRDGLAALIDRTVDTAHHLARLLDAHPGFELHAPPTLTTVLFRPTHADDDQLATLRRTLLHQGRAVLGRTHADGRLWLKATLLNPHTTAGDLDTLIALLEGSTHR comes from the coding sequence ATGACCGCGCCGCCCGGCAAACGCGCAACACCCCCGCTCGCCGGAGGCGCGAACGGCCCCACCGCCCTGCGCCCCCTCCTCGACACCGTTCTCGACGCCCTCACCACCGGCGCCGAAGCCCGCCGCGGCCCCCTCCCCGCCGGCGGCCCCGACGCCGTCACCGCCCGCGTCCACGCCGCCCTCGGCGACGCCGGCGTACTCCCCGCCCACGGCACAGGCGACCACGAAGCCCTCCGCACCCTCGTCCACACGCTCGCCGCCGGCGCCGCCGACCCCGCCGACCCCCTCTGCGCAGCCCACCTGCACTGCCCCCCGCTCGCCGTCGCGGCAGCCGCCGACCTCGCCGCCAGCGTGCTGAACCCTTCCCTCGACTCCTGGGACCAGGCCCCCGCCGCCTCCGCCGTGGAGGCCCTCCTCACCCGCACCCTCGCCGCCGAGTTCTACGACACCCCCCACCCCGACGCGCTCGTCACCACCGGCGGCACCGAAGCCAACCAACTCGCCCTGCTCCTCGCCCGCGAACGCCACGGCCCCGCCCTGACCGTCCTCCACGGAGCCAACGCCCACCACTCCGTCCCGCGCGCCGCCTGGCTCCTCGGCCTCCCCCCGGCCACCGAACTCCCCACCCCCACCGGCGTCCTCGACCCCGCCCGCCTCGCCGAAGCCCTCGCCACCACCCCCGGCCCCACCCTGGTCACCGCCACCGCCGGCACCACCGACGCAGGCCTCATCGACCCGATCCACCGCATCGCCGACCTCTGCGACCGCTACGGCGCCGACCTCCACATCGACGCCGCATACGGCGGCCTCCTCGCCCTCAGTCCCCGCCACCGCGACAAACTCGCCGGACTCGGCCGCGCCCACTCCCTCACCGTCGACCTGCACAAACTCGGCTGGCAGCCCGTCGCCGCCGGCCTCCTCGTCGTCCCCGACACCGGCCTCCTCGCCCCCCTCGCCCACCAGGCCGACTACCTCAACGCCACCGACGACACCGAAGCGGGCCTCCCCGACCTCCTCGGCCGCTCCCTGCGCACCACCCGCCGCCCCGACGCCCTCAAGATCGCCACCACCCTCCGCGCCCTCGGCCGCGACGGCCTCGCCGCACTCATCGACCGCACCGTCGACACCGCACACCACCTCGCCCGGCTCCTCGACGCCCACCCCGGCTTCGAACTCCACGCACCCCCCACCCTCACCACCGTCCTCTTCCGGCCCACCCACGCCGACGACGACCAACTCGCCACCCTGCGCCGCACCCTCCTGCACCAAGGCCGCGCCGTCCTCGGCCGCACCCACGCCGACGGCCGCCTGTGGCTCAAGGCCACCCTGCTCAACCCGCACACCACAGCGGGGGACCTGGACACCCTCATCGCCCTCCTGGAAGGCAGCACCCACCGATGA
- a CDS encoding lysine N(6)-hydroxylase/L-ornithine N(5)-oxygenase family protein, with protein MTAQLEAPHDLVGIGIGPFNLSLAALAHGLPQQGAGELATAFYDQRRDFRWHPGLLIEGATLQVPFLADLVTLADPASPWSFLSYLKHKERLFPFYFAEQFHIHRAEYDAYCRWVAGRLPGLHFGHQVDAVRWNPERDLFEVDFTQLDATGEVEALGRTYTHNLALGIGTAPYVPEPLRPLADAPTVPVIHSADYLDNRRRILGAEHVTVIGSGQSGAEVFLDLLRARPTGRERLTWLARTPSFAPMEYSKLGLEHFTPDYTRYFHSLPEPVRDRLVPGQWQLHKGIDAGTIAAIHAELYRRTLDGGWPDAVLTPGVTVRTAGRVATTKVELHLEHLEQGTRSRLTTDAVVLATGYRERPLGSLLAGLDPYLRKDSSGRPRIDDRYRMILDPTVTGSVFVQNGERHTHGVGAPDLGLAAWRSAAILNTLTGKEPYPQPERTAFTTFGLEQREHTRPRPVGELRPLVDHP; from the coding sequence ATGACCGCCCAGCTCGAAGCCCCCCACGACCTCGTCGGAATCGGGATCGGCCCCTTCAACCTGTCCCTCGCAGCCCTCGCCCACGGCCTCCCGCAACAAGGAGCCGGCGAACTCGCCACCGCCTTCTACGACCAGCGCCGCGACTTCCGCTGGCACCCCGGCCTCCTCATCGAAGGAGCCACCCTCCAGGTCCCCTTCCTCGCCGACCTCGTCACCCTCGCCGACCCGGCCAGCCCCTGGAGCTTCCTCAGCTACCTCAAGCACAAGGAACGGCTCTTCCCCTTCTACTTCGCCGAGCAGTTCCACATCCACCGCGCCGAATACGACGCCTACTGCCGATGGGTCGCCGGCCGCCTCCCCGGACTCCATTTCGGGCACCAGGTCGACGCCGTCCGCTGGAACCCCGAACGCGACCTCTTCGAAGTCGACTTCACCCAACTCGACGCCACCGGCGAAGTCGAAGCCCTCGGCCGCACCTACACCCACAACCTCGCCCTGGGCATCGGCACCGCCCCCTACGTCCCCGAACCCCTGCGCCCCCTCGCCGACGCCCCCACCGTCCCCGTCATCCACTCCGCCGACTACCTCGACAATCGCCGGCGCATCCTCGGCGCCGAACACGTCACCGTCATCGGATCGGGCCAGTCAGGCGCCGAAGTCTTCCTCGACCTCCTCCGCGCCCGCCCCACCGGCCGCGAACGCCTCACCTGGCTCGCCCGCACCCCCTCCTTCGCCCCCATGGAGTACTCCAAGCTCGGCCTCGAGCACTTCACCCCCGACTACACCCGCTACTTCCACTCCCTCCCCGAACCCGTACGCGACCGGCTCGTCCCCGGACAATGGCAACTCCACAAGGGCATCGACGCCGGCACCATCGCCGCCATCCACGCAGAGCTCTACCGCCGCACCCTCGACGGAGGCTGGCCCGACGCCGTCCTCACCCCCGGAGTCACCGTCCGCACCGCCGGCCGCGTCGCCACCACCAAAGTCGAACTCCACCTCGAACACCTCGAGCAGGGCACCCGCTCCCGGCTCACCACCGACGCCGTCGTCCTCGCCACCGGCTACCGGGAACGCCCTCTCGGCAGCCTCCTCGCAGGCCTCGACCCGTACCTGCGCAAGGACTCCTCCGGACGCCCCCGCATCGACGACCGCTACCGGATGATCCTCGACCCCACCGTCACCGGCAGCGTCTTCGTCCAGAACGGCGAACGCCACACCCACGGCGTCGGAGCCCCCGACCTCGGCCTCGCCGCCTGGCGCAGCGCCGCCATCCTCAACACCCTCACCGGCAAAGAGCCCTACCCCCAGCCGGAACGCACCGCCTTCACCACCTTCGGCCTCGAACAGCGCGAGCACACCCGCCCCCGGCCCGTCGGCGAACTCCGCCCCCTCGTCGACCACCCCTGA